The genome window TGGGATCTATTCATTGATCTTACTATATTGAATTCTAGtcactgaactaaatgacctACAATCAGGGATTTAGTTCGTTTGTTCACTTTAGGGACTAGTTCAATAGAACTTAGTCCGAACGATTCGACACAACTCTATTGTGAATGAAAGTTCCATCCGGCTGCAGAATgtggaaaattttattaattgtatttatagcAATTAATAATTGCAATGCAGTGCTGGAGGCTGATGCCAATACCCTCGTATTATTAGACAATTTGGCTATACGAGAAACTCATTCAATTTTCTTCAAATCACTGCAAGGTAACCGGCATcgaacacacatacacacacacatacatccaTAACCTCTGACGtgtacaatttcttttttaatttcatagaTCGTGGATTTAAATTGACTTATAAACTAGCAGATGACTCTGGACTGTTGCTTTCCCGCTATGGCGAGTACATGTATAAGAATGTAATTATCTTTGCACCGAGCGTTGAGGAATTTGGCGGCGACATCAGCGTCGAGCGTCTGTCGCAATTTGTGGATGACGGCGGCAACGTTTTGGTTGCGGGCAGTGAAAAGTCCGGGGATGCACTCCGTGAATTTGCGTCCGAGTGCGGCTTTGAGCTGGATGAGGAGAATGCCGCTGTCATTGATCATTTGCACTACGATGTGAGTGATGCCGGTGACCACACAACGATTTTAACCTCAGCGCTGAATTTAATTGATGCGGCCAGCGTTGTCGGCAAGGAGAATCGGAAAGCGGATGCAGCACCGTTGTTGTACCGAGGCACCGGTCTCATTGCCGATAAGGAGAATCCATTGGTATTGAAACTATTGACGGCCGAGAGCAGCGCCTATAGCTACAAGCCTGAGTCGAGCATCTCGGACTATCCCCATGCTGTGGGCCGTAATACATTGTTAATTGCTGCTCTGCAGGCACGCAACAATGCACGCGTTGTATTCTCTGGATCACTGCAGTTCTTTGCCGACGAGACCTTCACCATGGCCGTGCAATATGCGCAAAGCGGTGTCTTCCACAAGCAGGCAGGAAATCAGGCTGTTGCCGAATCCATAAGTCAGTGGGTGTTCGGGGAGAGCGGCCGGCTGCGTGTTGCTTCCGTGCAGCACAATAAGGAAGGCGAGAGTCATCCACCAGAGCAGGCATATACCATCACCGATCCCGTTGTCTACACCATTGGCATTGAGGAGCTCGTCCAAGGTAAATGGAAGCCATTCAAGGCTAACGACATTCAACTGGAGTTTGTACGCATCGATCCATTCGTTCGCACCTTCCTCAAGCAAACCAATGGCGGCAGCTACGAGGGCAGGTTTAAGATTCCCGATGTCTATGGCGTTTATCAGTTTAAGGTTGATTACGATCGCGTCGGTTACACCCATCTGTATAACACGACACAGGTGTCGGTGCGTCCATTGGAGCACACACAATATGAACGCTTCATACCCAGCGCATTCCCGTATTACACCAGTGCCTTCTCCATGATGATTGGACTGTTTGTATTCTCGTTTGTCTTCTTGCACTTTAAGGATGAGCCCACGTCCAAATCGTCCAAGGATGAGAAGAAGACGCAGTAGAGCattattaaatgaacaaaatgagaaaatcAATATGTCTTTagcatacatttaaataattacaattgaaataaatgaaaaccaTTTGTATTCATACATAACaacatttgtttacttttttaaaaacatgtaaaacaactttaaattcaaatacagcCAACAATCGATACattactttctttttattagtgatgtaaaaatacatcgaaatatcgacagctCGACTTTTGCGAAAGCGACCATTTATCGAGtagattaaatcgatttccataaAAACATCGACAGCTCACTGGAgtttgttcatcgtagttcaTTTGCAGAACTAAATGATCTATAATTGACACTTTTCTTGGAATTTAGTGCTTATCGAGAAGTGAAGTGAACTCAACTGCTCGGAAACATAACAAGTtcacttaaattataatataacataaaaatcataaaatattagGTCATCTTAAAACTAATGTAgactattataaaattatatttatttttaaatttacttcgatgtacaaattaagaaaaattgtattgtaaGAGGTATATGAACTGGATAAATTTGCAcctattttggtttttttttattatttggagTTGGCCCAGCAAAATAAACCTAATACCGAATTTGAATACTATTTCGTAGAAAACTTTTCGCCGGCGGAAATTTATGGTCTACTCGAAATTGGCTTTTACGCCGGTTGGCAGCGCCGAATTACGTGCAGCataaacagctattttttcctgtaaaaagttggcagcactggccATAATTATTGAAGTACGCGATCGCAATGCAATTACACATATTTGCATACCATGAGTGGACCAACCCAAGAAGAGCCTAACCGTAGCCGTAACCGTAAACACAGCATCCACAAGCTTAAGGGAAATGTCGCAAGCACAAACAACAGGTGTGCCACCAATTTGGAGCTGTGATACGCACAGACGCAGTCATAATCCACAACGCGAgcttaaacaacaacaacaattgcagttgTCCACATTGGTGACGGAACTGCGTCGTGCCACAAATCATTGGTTCCAGACCAAAGGCGATGATTGCTTTCAGCTGCTGGTGCAGACGTGTGTGCAAATTCTGCAGCACGGACTATTGCAGCCAACCACAAGCAATGCAACGCTGGTGAGTGAACTTACACCCTTACCCTCCCTCTCTCCATTCCCCCACACTCATCATATCCGACAAGTCCAGACTGACGCCCTAAATtcacaaatgcaacaaatatgGCAAGACTGCATTActtttaagatttttggttacatgaatcacacacacacacacacacacacacacacacacacgcagttAGTCAAGTTattgttttgataaatttaaaaaaaaacaatcactTATTAGGGGTATTCCTGAATCAGCTGAGCAGCTGTGAAATGTTTCATACAATATGTGCAGTGTGCCCAGCACAAATAAGGGAAAACTGGTCAcgcaaaatgattttaaataatttgatttaaattcaattacttTAAAGTGTAAACCTTTTAGTGACAATACTTTTTAAAGAAACCTAgattgtttgtttacattctGTTGCGATGTTGATATGGAAATTTTATACGTTCTGCGTttcaagtttaaataattatttatttaacgcaGAAAAATTACTCTAAATACACGTACCGTTCCAAGATGTTATTGGAAGCTAACAATAGCTTAAGGGAAAGAACATGAAACCTGAAAtgtgattaaatatttaaatatatatataaatacaataattaacaATGAATAAACATCATATTATATTCTTCGAATTAGTTGTCACACTTTTTTTGGTCCCctttgattttcaaatgtcaatcagctgttttacgaaattaaaattaatttaattatttcagtGGACAAAAAGGGTGATCTAGAATTTCTTAAACAAAACCTAAAGCTTATTTAAATCTGTATAGGAAATACCCTACTATGAAAAATCAACCTTttcttgttaattttataattatatttttagttattttattaaactcagCACTAATATTATACTTACActcagtttttatattttaacagcTATTGGAGGTCAGGTTTTTGTAGTATAGTTAATTTTGTTTGGCAGATGATTAGTTGAGTTATTTTAGAGtaatactataaatatatatgttgaGACCAAACATTTTGGGTAAGATGTATGGAACTCATgggatttaaatatttcaaactaGCACCTTGACAACTTTTTaatcagttaaaaaaatataactacaattataacaatttaatgtacagttataattattcttttttttaaatatttcaagacATTTAAGACCTAAAGATCAACCAAGAATAATGTCGTAGCTTATTTCAAACttaaagtacatacatatgttttctTTGTGAAAACAGCTTGTGATtatgacatttaattaatttctcaagctctttttctatctcttctctttctctcctctctttctctctctctctggatAGCGTTTAGTTGAGGATTTTGAATTTCTGCGTCTCACGGAGTTGCAA of Drosophila innubila isolate TH190305 chromosome X, UK_Dinn_1.0, whole genome shotgun sequence contains these proteins:
- the LOC117792165 gene encoding dolichyl-diphosphooligosaccharide--protein glycosyltransferase 48 kDa subunit, with the translated sequence MKVPSGCRMWKILLIVFIAINNCNAVLEADANTLVLLDNLAIRETHSIFFKSLQDRGFKLTYKLADDSGLLLSRYGEYMYKNVIIFAPSVEEFGGDISVERLSQFVDDGGNVLVAGSEKSGDALREFASECGFELDEENAAVIDHLHYDVSDAGDHTTILTSALNLIDAASVVGKENRKADAAPLLYRGTGLIADKENPLVLKLLTAESSAYSYKPESSISDYPHAVGRNTLLIAALQARNNARVVFSGSLQFFADETFTMAVQYAQSGVFHKQAGNQAVAESISQWVFGESGRLRVASVQHNKEGESHPPEQAYTITDPVVYTIGIEELVQGKWKPFKANDIQLEFVRIDPFVRTFLKQTNGGSYEGRFKIPDVYGVYQFKVDYDRVGYTHLYNTTQVSVRPLEHTQYERFIPSAFPYYTSAFSMMIGLFVFSFVFLHFKDEPTSKSSKDEKKTQ